In the genome of Dermacentor silvarum isolate Dsil-2018 chromosome 1, BIME_Dsil_1.4, whole genome shotgun sequence, one region contains:
- the LOC119449952 gene encoding uncharacterized protein LOC119449952, giving the protein MSVGSLLAYALIFMTCTAKGKSIEVTAQNAPNMRGHEVEQCQYTEFSRRREECNKNVNFLASRKGSDCHVMQIYVDCLTMALRNTGCTTNPFFLTSESNLIRRKMRDKNLTCDLYSDLLTLQEAAERSCLRVRAVKLFFKCGTAFHFHIEGKSLTPGTICELLKTYVECGNVALKDTNCTNDETLQTHMTFFLSQSLRKHSLHCPNITGDKKMSPFLKGAPRAASEVQHWAMASSEYGNAEEHHDEGMFMIQPQCASCQNSPNTKSPRWHSGYGVALLSPRARDRIPVAF; this is encoded by the exons ATGTCGGTGGGCAGCCTGTTAGCCTACGCCTTAATTTTCATGACCTGCACAGCAAAGGGGAAAAGTATAGAGGTTACCGCGCAGAATGCACCAAATATGCGAGGACACGAAG TGGAACAATGCCAGTACACTGAATTCTCTCGGAGAAGAGAAGAGTGTAACAAAAATGTAAACTTTCTGGCTTCAAGGAAGGGCAGCGACTGCCA CGTGATGCAAATTTACGTCGACTGCCTGACGATGGCGCTGAGGAACACCGGCTGCACAACGAACCCTTTCTTCCTGACTTCGGAATCAAATCTAATAAGACGGAAGATGCGCGACAAAAACCTCACCTGCGACCTATACAGTG ATCTACTGACACTCCAGGAAGCCGCCGAACGTAGCTGCTTGCGGGTTCGTGCCGTGAAACTGTTTTTCAAATGCGGCACGGCGTTTCATTTCCACATAGAAGGGAAGTCATTGACGCCCGGAACAATATGCGA ACTCTTGAAAACGTACGTGGAGTGCGGAAACGTCGCTCTTAAGGACACAAACTGCACCAACGACGAGACTCTGCAGACGCACATGACGTTTTTCTTGAGTCAGTCATTGCGAAAACACTCACTGCATTGCCCTAACATCACCGGCGACAAGAAAATGTCGCCGTTCTTGAAAG GTGCTCCAAGAGCGGCTTCCGAAGTTCAGCACTGGGCCATGGCAAGCAGCGAATACGGCAATGCTGAGGAGCATCACGACGAAGGTATGTTCATGATTCAGCCACAGTGCGCGTCATGTCAGAATTCACCAAACACCAAATCGCCGCGGTGgcatagtggctatggtgttgcgttgctaagtccgagagcgcgggatcgaatcccggttgcattttga